In Paraburkholderia flava, one genomic interval encodes:
- a CDS encoding ABC transporter permease, translating to MIEILSEYGRAFLYWDGQRLSGLAVTLWLLVSSIGIGFVVSIPLAVARVSKNRWLSTPVRFYTYVFRGTPLYVQLLLIYTGMYSLEFVRSHSLLDAFFRSGFHCAILSFALNTCAYTTEIFAGAIRSTSHGEVEAARAYGMSTFTMYRRIVLPSALRRALPLYSNEVILMLHATTVAFTATVPDILKVARDVNSATYRSFEAFGLAALIYCAISFALVAGFRRAERRWLGYLAVRGR from the coding sequence ATGATCGAGATCCTCTCCGAATACGGGCGCGCGTTTCTCTACTGGGACGGTCAGCGTCTCTCCGGGCTTGCGGTCACGCTGTGGCTGCTGGTCTCGTCGATCGGCATCGGCTTTGTCGTATCGATTCCGCTTGCGGTCGCGCGCGTGTCGAAAAACCGCTGGCTGTCGACGCCAGTGCGTTTCTACACCTACGTGTTTCGCGGCACGCCGCTCTACGTGCAGTTGCTGCTGATCTACACGGGCATGTACAGCCTCGAGTTCGTCCGGTCGCATTCGCTGCTCGACGCGTTCTTCCGGAGCGGGTTTCATTGCGCGATCCTGTCGTTTGCGCTGAACACCTGCGCGTACACGACGGAGATTTTCGCGGGCGCGATCCGCTCGACGTCGCACGGCGAGGTCGAGGCGGCGCGCGCATACGGGATGAGCACGTTCACGATGTATCGTCGCATCGTGCTACCTTCCGCGCTGCGTCGTGCGTTGCCGTTGTACAGTAACGAGGTGATCCTGATGCTGCACGCCACGACAGTCGCGTTTACGGCTACGGTGCCCGACATCCTGAAGGTCGCGCGCGACGTGAACTCGGCGACCTATCGTTCGTTCGAGGCGTTCGGGCTCGCGGCGCTGATCTATTGCGCGATATCGTTCGCGCTGGTCGCCGGGTTCCGGCGCGCGGAGCGGCGCTGGCTCGGCTACCTCGCGGTGCGCGGGCGCTAG
- a CDS encoding ABC transporter permease — MFLYGFGPVLLAGAIQTIELSVLSLAAAVLLGLIGAAAKLSLNRPLRAVATAYTTLIRSVPDLVLMLLLFYSIQIAVNNLTDLLGWDQIDIDPFVAGVLTLGFIYGAYFTETFRGAFLSVPRGQLEAGAAYGMSGMRVFVRILFPQMMRFALPGIGNNWQVLVKATALVSIIGLADIVKAAQDAGKSTFNMFFFILIAALIYLAITTVSNLVLIWLERRYSTGVRHAEL; from the coding sequence GTGTTCCTTTACGGCTTTGGTCCGGTGCTGCTCGCCGGTGCAATCCAGACGATCGAGCTTTCGGTGCTGTCGCTCGCAGCGGCCGTGTTGCTCGGCCTGATCGGCGCGGCGGCGAAGCTGTCGCTCAACCGGCCGCTGCGGGCCGTCGCGACCGCGTACACGACGCTGATCCGCTCGGTGCCCGATCTCGTACTGATGCTGCTGCTGTTCTACAGCATCCAGATCGCGGTCAACAATCTGACCGACTTGCTGGGCTGGGACCAGATCGACATCGATCCGTTCGTCGCCGGTGTGCTGACACTCGGCTTCATCTACGGCGCGTATTTCACGGAGACGTTTCGCGGCGCGTTCCTGTCGGTGCCGCGCGGTCAGCTCGAAGCGGGTGCCGCATACGGGATGAGCGGGATGCGCGTGTTCGTGCGCATCCTCTTTCCGCAGATGATGCGGTTCGCGCTGCCCGGCATCGGCAACAACTGGCAGGTGCTCGTGAAGGCGACGGCGCTGGTGTCGATCATCGGTCTCGCGGACATCGTCAAGGCCGCGCAGGACGCGGGCAAGAGCACGTTCAACATGTTCTTCTTCATCCTGATCGCCGCGCTGATCTACCTCGCGATCACCACCGTGTCGAACCTCGTGCTGATCTGGCTCGAACGTCGCTATTCGACCGGCGTGCGACACGCGGAACTCTAA
- a CDS encoding class I SAM-dependent methyltransferase, producing the protein MTSRTDPDTLAAYARDAVRYSQEWRDQPPPNDLYAMLQTHLLPGGDTADIGCGNGRDTAWLAEGGYPVTGFDASPELLDEARRLHPGLAFREASLPGLDAIDEAFDNIVCETVIMHLPAAEIASAIDSLLRILRPDGVLYLSWRVTEGADVRLPDGRLYSAFDPALVLGALDGCAVLLFEDVPSESSGKRVCRVVAVKRGDEI; encoded by the coding sequence ATGACATCCCGCACCGACCCCGACACCCTCGCCGCCTATGCGCGCGATGCGGTCCGCTACAGCCAGGAATGGCGCGACCAGCCGCCGCCGAACGATCTGTACGCGATGTTGCAGACCCACCTCTTGCCGGGCGGCGACACGGCGGACATCGGCTGCGGCAATGGACGCGACACCGCATGGCTCGCCGAGGGCGGCTATCCGGTAACGGGCTTCGACGCGTCGCCGGAACTGCTCGACGAAGCGCGCCGGCTGCATCCTGGGCTCGCGTTTCGCGAAGCGTCGCTGCCGGGGCTCGACGCTATCGATGAGGCGTTCGATAACATCGTCTGCGAGACGGTGATCATGCATCTGCCTGCTGCGGAGATTGCTTCGGCGATCGATAGCCTGCTGCGGATTTTGCGGCCCGATGGCGTGCTTTATCTGTCGTGGCGGGTGACCGAAGGCGCTGACGTGAGGTTGCCGGATGGGCGCCTGTATAGCGCGTTCGATCCTGCTCTAGTGCTGGGTGCGCTCGATGGATGTGCAGTGTTGCTGTTCGAGGATGTGCCCAGCGAGAGCTCGGGGAAGCGGGTGTGTCGGGTGGTGGCGGTCAAGCGCGGGGATGAGATCTGA
- the gspD gene encoding type II secretion system secretin GspD, which produces MRRNRRILCSLSSALLVAGLIAAQNGHAQVTLNFVNADIDQVAKAMGAATGKTIIVDPRVKGQLNLVSENPVPEDQAIKTLQAALRMQGFSLVQDHGVLKVVPEADAKLQGVPTYVGNAPAARGDQVITQVFQLKNESANNLLPVLRPLISPNNTVTAYPANNTLVVTDYADNIRRIAQIIAGIDLAAGQQVAVVQLKNANALDAAQALSKMLDPGAIGSTDATLKVSVTADPRTNSLFLRASNAARLDAAQALAKKFDAPTAQPGNIHVVPLRNADAVKLAKTLRGIFGKSGDSGSSAGSNDANAFNQNGNASSGGGSFSTGASGVPPLPSSLGGSSSALGGSSSTSGGGSGSTTTVGLLGGDKDKGDDSQPGGMIQADAATNSLIITASDAVYQNLRTVIDQLDARRAQVYIEALIVELSANKNADLGIQWQIGSGAVLAGTNLSATGTNSIINLTSSAATTTGGLAASLATLSQGLNVGWVHNFLGVKGLGALLQALSQSTDVNVLSTPNLVTLDNEEAKIVVGQNVPVTTGSYTNLTSTSSSNPSTFNTVDRVDVGLTLDIKPQITDGGLLKLQLATEDSSVVTNTTNTTTNPNGPTFNKRSIQSTVLADNGEIIVLGGLMQDSYTASNSKVPLLGDIPWIGQLFRSETKTRSKTNLLVFLRPVIINDRATAQAVTANRYDYIQGVQGAYRSDNNVIKDKDDPVVPPMPVGPAEGGSTLNLFDLEKMRRQQALQAVAPAPASGTGSTVESPGVHP; this is translated from the coding sequence ATGAGAAGAAATCGCAGGATCTTGTGCAGCTTGTCGTCGGCACTGCTGGTGGCCGGCCTGATTGCCGCGCAAAACGGGCATGCTCAGGTGACGCTCAATTTCGTCAATGCCGACATCGATCAGGTGGCGAAAGCAATGGGCGCAGCGACTGGTAAAACGATCATCGTCGACCCGCGCGTGAAAGGTCAGCTCAATCTCGTTTCGGAAAACCCGGTACCGGAAGATCAGGCAATCAAGACATTGCAAGCCGCATTGCGGATGCAGGGGTTTTCGCTCGTCCAGGATCACGGCGTACTGAAGGTCGTGCCGGAAGCCGATGCAAAGCTGCAGGGTGTGCCGACCTATGTCGGCAATGCGCCCGCCGCGCGAGGCGATCAGGTGATTACCCAGGTGTTCCAGTTGAAGAACGAGTCGGCGAACAATCTGTTGCCGGTCCTGCGTCCGCTGATCTCGCCGAACAACACGGTGACGGCCTATCCCGCGAACAACACGCTCGTCGTCACCGACTACGCGGATAACATCCGGCGCATCGCGCAGATCATCGCGGGTATCGATCTGGCGGCGGGTCAGCAGGTAGCCGTCGTACAGCTGAAAAACGCAAACGCACTCGACGCAGCACAGGCGCTTTCGAAGATGCTCGACCCAGGCGCGATCGGCAGCACGGATGCGACACTAAAGGTCTCCGTGACGGCGGACCCTCGCACCAATTCGCTGTTCCTGCGTGCATCGAATGCCGCGCGGCTCGACGCCGCGCAAGCACTCGCGAAGAAATTCGATGCGCCGACTGCGCAGCCCGGCAACATCCACGTCGTCCCGTTGCGCAATGCCGATGCGGTGAAGCTCGCGAAGACGTTGCGGGGCATATTCGGCAAGAGTGGCGACAGCGGTTCGTCGGCCGGTTCCAATGACGCGAATGCGTTTAACCAGAACGGCAACGCGTCGTCGGGCGGAGGCAGTTTCTCGACGGGTGCGTCGGGCGTGCCGCCTCTGCCCTCATCGCTTGGCGGTTCATCGTCGGCGCTCGGTGGCTCGTCGAGTACGTCAGGCGGCGGTAGCGGCAGTACGACGACGGTGGGTCTGCTCGGCGGCGACAAGGATAAAGGCGACGACAGTCAACCGGGCGGCATGATCCAGGCCGATGCGGCAACCAACTCGCTGATCATCACGGCGTCGGACGCGGTGTACCAGAACCTTCGGACAGTGATCGACCAACTGGACGCTCGCCGTGCGCAGGTTTACATCGAGGCGCTGATCGTCGAGCTGTCGGCAAACAAGAATGCGGATCTCGGAATTCAATGGCAGATCGGGAGTGGTGCGGTCCTTGCCGGCACCAACCTCTCCGCGACCGGCACCAATAGCATCATCAACCTGACGTCGTCTGCCGCAACAACTACCGGTGGCCTCGCGGCGTCGCTGGCGACTCTTTCGCAGGGACTCAATGTCGGCTGGGTGCACAATTTTCTCGGTGTGAAGGGATTGGGCGCGCTGTTGCAGGCACTGTCGCAGTCGACTGACGTGAACGTGCTGTCGACGCCTAACCTCGTCACGCTCGACAACGAAGAAGCGAAGATCGTGGTGGGTCAGAATGTGCCGGTCACGACGGGGTCTTACACGAATCTCACCAGCACGAGCAGCAGCAACCCGTCGACGTTCAACACAGTCGATCGGGTGGACGTCGGCCTCACGCTGGATATCAAGCCGCAAATCACCGATGGCGGGCTTCTCAAGCTGCAGCTCGCGACCGAAGACTCGTCGGTCGTGACCAACACGACCAACACGACGACCAACCCGAACGGTCCGACGTTCAACAAACGTTCGATCCAGTCGACCGTACTCGCCGACAACGGCGAGATCATCGTGCTGGGCGGTTTGATGCAGGACAGCTACACGGCCAGCAACAGCAAGGTTCCGCTGCTGGGCGACATTCCGTGGATCGGCCAGTTGTTCCGCTCGGAAACGAAGACCCGCTCGAAAACCAATCTGCTCGTGTTCCTGCGTCCGGTGATCATCAACGATCGCGCGACTGCACAGGCCGTGACCGCGAACCGCTACGACTACATCCAGGGCGTGCAGGGCGCTTACCGGTCGGATAACAACGTGATCAAGGACAAGGACGATCCCGTGGTCCCGCCGATGCCGGTGGGGCCAGCCGAAGGCGGATCGACGCTTAATCTGTTCGACCTGGAGAAGATGCGGCGTCAGCAGGCGTTGCAGGCTGTGGCTCCAGCTCCCGCAAGCGGCACGGGTTCGACTGTCGAATCGCCTGGGGTCCATCCTTGA
- a CDS encoding DMT family transporter has product MPSSFATRPSSLPINSIGYILASMFCFAVVDALGKSVSLNYPANEVTFFRMLFGLFPAMLAFQHGRLSITQQLRSLDLKGQSIRAVTLLICSCLFFAGLPYMPLGEAVSIAYSETLLVVVLAPLLLRESMTRRAALSAVVGFVGVLLVVRPGGEHSSWLGPVCLVLSALFGALSILQIKRIHSSDDSRTTVLFFTAVGTVVTACSLPFQWLTPSWQALGIFALLGTFATIGQLLLTIAYRQADAGPLAPFNYTSIVWAALFGYFLWGETIAPLSLTGIVLIVGSAIVVAVKRRDRDGPNA; this is encoded by the coding sequence ATGCCCTCCTCGTTCGCCACGCGCCCGTCGTCTCTGCCGATCAACAGCATCGGCTATATCCTCGCGTCGATGTTTTGCTTCGCTGTCGTCGATGCGCTCGGGAAGTCAGTCAGCCTGAACTATCCAGCGAACGAAGTGACGTTCTTCCGGATGCTGTTTGGGCTCTTTCCGGCGATGCTGGCTTTCCAGCACGGACGTCTTTCGATTACACAGCAACTCAGGTCGCTCGATCTGAAAGGCCAGAGCATTCGCGCGGTTACGCTGCTGATTTGCTCATGCCTTTTCTTTGCCGGGCTGCCTTATATGCCGCTGGGTGAAGCTGTGTCGATTGCATACTCGGAGACGTTGCTGGTGGTCGTGCTGGCGCCGTTGCTTCTGCGTGAGTCGATGACACGACGTGCTGCGCTTTCGGCTGTGGTCGGTTTTGTTGGCGTGTTGCTGGTAGTGCGGCCGGGAGGCGAGCATTCGAGCTGGCTCGGTCCTGTGTGTCTGGTGTTGAGTGCGCTGTTCGGCGCGCTTTCCATTTTGCAGATCAAGCGGATTCATTCGAGCGACGACTCGCGGACCACCGTTTTGTTCTTTACTGCGGTCGGGACGGTTGTTACTGCGTGCTCGCTGCCGTTTCAGTGGCTGACGCCATCGTGGCAAGCGCTTGGGATATTTGCGTTGCTCGGTACGTTTGCCACCATCGGGCAGTTGCTGCTCACCATTGCTTATCGCCAGGCTGATGCTGGACCGCTCGCGCCGTTTAACTACACGAGCATCGTATGGGCTGCGCTGTTTGGTTACTTCTTGTGGGGTGAGACGATTGCGCCGCTGTCGCTTACCGGGATTGTTTTGATTGTTGGGAGCGCGATTGTTGTGGCGGTTAAGCGGAGGGATCGGGATGGGCCGAATGCTTGA
- a CDS encoding LysR family transcriptional regulator: MELRHLRYFVAVAETGSLTVAAEQRLFTSQPSLSRQIRDLEDEVSAELFSRSARGVELTASGKVFLDHARLALAQVDAAIEAARRAARPAKQVFALGFLTGQEMTWLPRAMRVLHDELPNIDVTISSGYSPDLADAVARGKLDLAFVRTEPGLDLEYRVVYREKLVVLMPSDHSLTEKAAIHPSDLQGEAFVMASNKARVLHDVVARYLRENGLDPKPEHGVDNLAMAMSLVASTRGLSLMPEYANNLLPWSVVSRPLEGDAPTVDLAIGYSRANSSPALKLFLSRADELVAAN; the protein is encoded by the coding sequence ATGGAGCTACGCCATCTGCGCTATTTCGTTGCTGTCGCGGAGACAGGCAGTCTTACTGTTGCCGCCGAGCAGCGGCTGTTCACGTCGCAGCCATCGCTGAGCCGGCAGATCCGCGATCTCGAGGACGAAGTCAGCGCGGAACTGTTCAGCCGCAGCGCGCGCGGGGTCGAGTTGACGGCGTCGGGCAAGGTCTTTCTCGACCACGCACGGCTTGCGCTCGCGCAGGTCGACGCCGCGATCGAGGCGGCGCGCCGTGCTGCGCGTCCGGCGAAGCAGGTGTTTGCGCTCGGCTTTCTGACGGGTCAGGAAATGACATGGCTGCCGCGCGCGATGCGCGTGCTGCACGACGAATTGCCGAACATCGATGTCACGATTTCGAGCGGCTATTCGCCCGATCTCGCCGACGCCGTGGCGCGCGGCAAGCTCGATCTCGCATTCGTCCGTACGGAGCCGGGACTGGATCTCGAATATCGCGTCGTCTATCGCGAGAAACTGGTCGTGCTGATGCCGAGCGACCATTCGCTGACGGAGAAGGCAGCGATCCATCCATCGGACCTGCAAGGCGAAGCGTTTGTGATGGCGTCGAACAAGGCACGCGTGCTGCACGACGTGGTCGCGCGATATCTGCGCGAAAACGGGCTCGATCCGAAGCCCGAGCATGGCGTCGACAACCTGGCGATGGCCATGTCCCTCGTTGCATCGACGCGCGGTTTGTCGCTGATGCCCGAGTATGCGAACAATCTGCTGCCATGGTCGGTGGTGAGCCGGCCGCTGGAAGGAGACGCGCCGACCGTCGATCTCGCGATCGGCTACAGTCGCGCGAATTCGTCGCCTGCGCTTAAGCTGTTTTTGTCGCGAGCGGATGAACTGGTTGCCGCGAACTGA
- a CDS encoding SDR family NAD(P)-dependent oxidoreductase has product MNALSGKTALVTGASRGIGRAVALALGRAGAQVIVHYSSNEAAADSAVAEIIASGGHAQKVAADLRAADGPYLLARRVRAIVGGRLDVLVANAGIATAASIEETTVEDFDDLFAVNVRAPYFLVQQLLAMLCKGSSVVLLSSLAARASVGELAAYAATKGAVDTLVRHFAAALAGRGVRVNAVAPGVVATDMSSFVTTDPGRDYALSLQALKRVAQADDIAGAVTFLASPKANWITGDTLRVDGGSRL; this is encoded by the coding sequence ATGAACGCTCTCTCAGGAAAAACCGCGCTCGTCACAGGCGCATCGCGCGGCATCGGGCGCGCCGTCGCACTTGCACTCGGCCGCGCCGGCGCGCAGGTGATCGTGCATTACAGCAGCAACGAAGCAGCCGCCGATTCGGCCGTCGCCGAGATCATCGCGAGCGGTGGACATGCGCAGAAAGTCGCCGCTGATCTACGCGCTGCCGACGGCCCTTACCTGCTCGCCCGCCGCGTCCGAGCCATCGTCGGCGGACGGCTCGATGTGCTCGTTGCGAACGCGGGCATTGCCACGGCCGCCAGCATCGAAGAGACGACCGTCGAAGACTTCGACGACCTCTTTGCCGTCAATGTCCGTGCCCCCTACTTCCTCGTCCAGCAGCTTCTGGCGATGCTGTGCAAAGGCAGCAGCGTCGTGCTGCTGTCGTCGCTGGCGGCACGCGCATCGGTGGGCGAGCTGGCCGCTTACGCCGCGACCAAAGGTGCAGTCGATACGCTCGTGCGCCACTTCGCCGCCGCGCTCGCAGGACGCGGTGTGCGCGTGAACGCCGTCGCGCCGGGCGTCGTCGCGACCGACATGTCGAGCTTCGTGACAACCGACCCGGGCCGCGATTACGCGCTGAGCCTGCAGGCGTTGAAGCGCGTCGCGCAGGCCGACGACATCGCCGGCGCCGTGACTTTTCTTGCTTCCCCCAAAGCGAACTGGATCACGGGCGACACGCTGCGCGTCGACGGCGGATCGCGACTGTGA